One region of Coregonus clupeaformis isolate EN_2021a unplaced genomic scaffold, ASM2061545v1 scaf2541, whole genome shotgun sequence genomic DNA includes:
- the tomm40 gene encoding mitochondrial import receptor subunit TOM40 homolog isoform X2, translated as MGSVLAASSPPPPPAPGSVSVQGAPGLVSVPPGFSMPSVSPVPAPGQPAGETGSPLPNPGTYEECHRKCKEVFPIQMEGVRLVVNKGLSNHFQVSHTVTLSTLAESGYRFGATYVGTQQTGPAESFPVMVGDMDNTGSLNAQVIHQLTSAVRSKIAIQTQQHKFVNWQCDMEYRGDNFTSAVTLGNPDVLLGSGIIVAHYLQSISPALALGGELVYHRRPGEEGAVTSLMGRYTGNNYVATLTLGGAGAHATYYHRANDQLQLGVEFEGSMRTQETAVSFGYQLDLPKANLLLKGSVDSNWVVGAVLEKKLLPLPLSLALGAFLNQKKNKFQCGFSVTVG; from the exons ATGGGCAGTGTGTTGGCTGCCAGCTCCCCCCCTCCGCCCCCTGCCCCAGGCAGTGTTAGTGTCCAGGGGGCCCCTGGGTTGGTGTCAGTCCCCCCAGGGTTCTCCATGCCCTCCGTCTCTCCCGTTCCTGCCCCCGGTCAGCCAGCAGGTGAGACAGGGAGCCCCCTCCCCAACCCTGGTACCTATGAAGAGTGTCATCGCAAGTGCAAAG AGGTGTTCCCCATCCAGATGGAAGGAGTGCGACTGGTGGTCAACAAGGGCCTGAGCAATCACTTCCAG GTCAGTCATACAGTCACTCTCAGCACCTTGGCTGAATCTGGCTACCGGTTCGGTGCCACCTACGTGGGCACTCAACAGACAGGACCTGCTGAG TCCTTCCCAGTCATGGTGGGAGACATGGACAACACTGGTAGTCTGAATGCCCAGGTTATCCACCAGCTCACCAGCGCTGTGCGCTCCAAAATAGCCATCCAG ACTCAGCAGCACAAGTTTGTGAACTGGCAGTGTGACATGGAGTACCGTGGCGACAACTTCACCTCTGCTGTTACCCTGGGCAACCCAGACGTCCTCCTCGGCTCTG GTATTATCGTGGCTCACTATCTCCAGTCTATCAGTCCAGCCCTGGCGTTGGGAGGAGAGCTGGTCTACCACCGGAGGCCTGGGGAGGAGGGAGCAGTCACCTCCCTAATGGGCAGATACACAG GCAATAATTATGTTGCCACGTTGACTCTAGGAGGCGCTGGTGCTCATGCAACGTACTACCACAGAGCCAATGACCAG CTGCAGCTGGGGGTGGAGTTTGAGGGCAGCATGCGGACGCAGGAGACCGCAGTATCGTTTGGTTACCAGCTGGACCTCCCTAAAGCCAACCTGCTTTTAAAG G gtTCAGTAGACAGTAACTGGGTGGTGGGGGCGGTCCTGGAGAAGAAGCTGCTgcccctgcccctctccctggCCCTGGGAGCCTTCCTCAACCAAAAGAAGAACAAGTTCCAGTGCGGCTTCAGCGTCACCGTTGGCTAG
- the tomm40 gene encoding mitochondrial import receptor subunit TOM40 homolog isoform X1, which produces MGSVLAASSPPPPPAPGSVSVQGAPGLVSVPPGFSMPSVSPVPAPGQPAGETGSPLPNPGTYEECHRKCKEVFPIQMEGVRLVVNKGLSNHFQVSHTVTLSTLAESGYRFGATYVGTQQTGPAESFPVMVGDMDNTGSLNAQVIHQLTSAVRSKIAIQTQQHKFVNWQCDMEYRGDNFTSAVTLGNPDVLLGSGIIVAHYLQSISPALALGGELVYHRRPGEEGAVTSLMGRYTGNNYVATLTLGGAGAHATYYHRANDQLQLGVEFEGSMRTQETAVSFGYQLDLPKANLLLKVQ; this is translated from the exons ATGGGCAGTGTGTTGGCTGCCAGCTCCCCCCCTCCGCCCCCTGCCCCAGGCAGTGTTAGTGTCCAGGGGGCCCCTGGGTTGGTGTCAGTCCCCCCAGGGTTCTCCATGCCCTCCGTCTCTCCCGTTCCTGCCCCCGGTCAGCCAGCAGGTGAGACAGGGAGCCCCCTCCCCAACCCTGGTACCTATGAAGAGTGTCATCGCAAGTGCAAAG AGGTGTTCCCCATCCAGATGGAAGGAGTGCGACTGGTGGTCAACAAGGGCCTGAGCAATCACTTCCAG GTCAGTCATACAGTCACTCTCAGCACCTTGGCTGAATCTGGCTACCGGTTCGGTGCCACCTACGTGGGCACTCAACAGACAGGACCTGCTGAG TCCTTCCCAGTCATGGTGGGAGACATGGACAACACTGGTAGTCTGAATGCCCAGGTTATCCACCAGCTCACCAGCGCTGTGCGCTCCAAAATAGCCATCCAG ACTCAGCAGCACAAGTTTGTGAACTGGCAGTGTGACATGGAGTACCGTGGCGACAACTTCACCTCTGCTGTTACCCTGGGCAACCCAGACGTCCTCCTCGGCTCTG GTATTATCGTGGCTCACTATCTCCAGTCTATCAGTCCAGCCCTGGCGTTGGGAGGAGAGCTGGTCTACCACCGGAGGCCTGGGGAGGAGGGAGCAGTCACCTCCCTAATGGGCAGATACACAG GCAATAATTATGTTGCCACGTTGACTCTAGGAGGCGCTGGTGCTCATGCAACGTACTACCACAGAGCCAATGACCAG CTGCAGCTGGGGGTGGAGTTTGAGGGCAGCATGCGGACGCAGGAGACCGCAGTATCGTTTGGTTACCAGCTGGACCTCCCTAAAGCCAACCTGCTTTTAAAG gtTCAGTAG
- the ddx61 gene encoding probable ATP-dependent RNA helicase ddx6 yields the protein MSTARTENPTSIMGLNKPNGQFRGPLKPVGLTSGSLATAPQPGVPQKGGNIPQGSGGIRFGDDWKKCLQLPQKDCRFRTSDVTSTKGNEFEDYCLKRELLMGIFEMGWEKPSPVQEESIPIALSGRDILARAKNGTGKSGAYLIPLLERIDLKKDHIQAMVMVPTRELALQVSQISIQVSKHMGGVKVMATTGGTNLRDDIMRLDETVHVVIATPGRILDLIKKGVAKVDKVQMMVMDEADKLLSQDFVVLIEDIISFLAKGRQILLYSATFPISVQKFMHLSKPYEINLMDELTLKGITQYYAYVTERQKVHCLNTLFSRLQINQSIIFCNSTQRVELLAKKITQLGYSCFYIHAKMMQEYRNRVFHDFRNGLCRNLVCTDLFTRGIDIQAVNVVINFDFPKNAETYLHRIGRSGRFGHLGLAINLITSEDRFNLKSIEDQLVTDIKPIPGSIDKGLYVAEFHSADPDAEDEIRGKDGELSAA from the exons ATGTCTACAGCACGAACGGAGAACCCAACATCCATCATGGGACTGAACAAGCCCAACGGGCAGTTTAGAGGACCGCTCAAGCCAGTTGGACTAACGTCAGGATCCCTGGCAACTGCCCCACAACCAGGTGTCCCCCAGAAGGGTGGTAACATTCCCCAGGGCAGTGGGGGCATCCGGTTTGGCGATGACTGGAAGAAGTGCCTGCAGCTTCCACAGAAAGACTGCCGATTTAGAACATCA GATGTGACATCGACCAAGGGGAATGAGTTTGAGGACTACTGCCTGAAGCGGGAGCTACTGATGGGGATCTTTGAGATGGGCTGGGAGAAACCGTCTCCTGTTCAG GAGGAGAGCATCCCCATTGCTCTGTCAGGCAGGGACATCCTGGCCCGGGCTAAGAACGGCACCGGGAAAAGCGGAGCCTACCTCATTCCTCTCCTGGAGAGGATAGACCTGAAGAAGGACCACATACAGG cCATGGTGATGGTTCCTACACGAGAGTTGGCCCTGCAGGTGAGCCAGATCAGCATCCAGGTGAGCAAGCACATGGGCGGGGTCAAGGTCATGGCCACCACGGGAGGCACCAACCTGAGGGACGACATCATGCGTCTGGACGAGACCg TGCATGTGGTGATAGCCACACCAGGCAGGATCCTGGACCTGATAAAGAAGGGCGTGGCCAAAGTGGATAAAGTCCAGATGATGGTGATGGATGAG gcaGACAAGCTGCTGTCTCAGGACTTTGTGGTCCTGATCGAAGACATCATCAGCTTCCTGGCTAAGGGTCGTCAGATCCTACTCTACTCTGCCACCTTCCCCATCAGTGTGCAGAAGTTCATG CACCTTTCAAAGCCGTATGAGATCAACCTGATGGATGAACTGACACTGAAGGGCATCACCCAGTACTATGCCTACGTCACTGAGAGGCAGAAAGTCCACTGCCTCAACACCCTCTTCTCCAGG CTCCAGATCAACCAGTCCATCATCTTCTGTAACTCAACCCAGAGGGTTGAGCTGCTGGCCAAGAAGATCACCCAGCTGGGCTACTCCTGCTTCTACATCCACGCCAAGATGATGCAG GAGTACAGAAACCGTGTGTTCCATGACTTCAGAAACGGACTCTGCAGGAACTTGGTCTGCACAG ATCTGTTCACCAGGGGAATTGACATCCAAGCGGTGAACGTAGTGATCAACTTTGACTTCCCCAAGAACGCTGAGACGTACCTGCATCGCATCGGCAGATCAG GGCGGTTTGGTCACCTGGGTCTGGCCATCAACCTGATCACCTCTGAGGACCGCTTCAACCTGAAGTCCATCGAGGACCAGCTGGTGACCGACATTAAGCCCATCCCCGGCAGCATCGACAAGGGCCTGTACGTGGCAGAGTTCCACTCTGCCGACCCAGACGCCGAAGACGAGATCAGAGGCAAGGACGGCGAGTTAAGCGCAGCATAA